The Mastacembelus armatus chromosome 13, fMasArm1.2, whole genome shotgun sequence DNA segment CATTTTAATGATACTTGCTCTTATAAATCTTGATCAATCTGTGATCAATACAATACagctaaaataaacaacactACCCTTAGTAGTTCTGAGAAAGGGTTTAGGATCAAGTGGCCTTTCATATCAATTGGGAATGAATTGATGCAGTGCTTCTTCTCTCATGTGCTGCAGCTCAACCTCTCTCTCTTGAGTCAGTGAGCAGTCAGGACTAGACTGGCAAAGATGATGGAAACGCTAAGAAATTGGGAGACATAGTCACCATTAAGTTTCTGTACAAAGTGCAGTGCTGAAACAGCATCAGTGCAATAATGGCAATCATTAATGCAGCCTGTTGGTATTTGCATCCTTCATACTGGTGCAAACTAGAGAATGTGCTCCGAAAATAATCATACCTTTGCTTTTTATTGGCTCATacataacatttaaatattctTTAATGTCTCACACATGgatttttacataaaatgtgTCAAGGAGTATGAATTGAACATTTTGGTTTATGTATGAGAGACTTCATGACATTTCTTGATTAAACTATAACcattatttacacatttgcCCTACCTGACTCAGGGTCCCGGTTTCAGTTCCAAGTCTATATAGGGCACATCCTGGCACAAGCAGGATGGAAGACAAGGCTAGTACCCAGCCCAATATGTATGCCCAGTCTGGATACACGTACCAGCGATTAAAGGTCAGCGGCTGGTACTGCACTAATGAGCATGTGAAAGAGCCCTGAAATAACAACAgactcctttgttatttttgtagatgtaatatacatatattttctgGAAGGACCAAAGCTTTGAGGATATTCATGATCACACATGCAACACTGGACCTGACTCACCAGTGAGACCAGTGGCGTGAGGTAGAGCCAGCAGATTTTGAAGTACGGGTTGGCGTGCACACCTGTCATGTCTTTTATGATGGCATACAGCCGCTCTGCCCCTTGATAGATGACATTGGATAAGTAGTATTTATGTTATTAAGCATTACAGCAGTTGGAAACCTCAGGTCCAACCAGTGTAACTGCACATAGGCAGGGGCCCCACCAACAAGTGGCCATGGACACCGTTGGAAAATCTCAGGCCACCTGACCTGCCACATCAACTCTGACCAGTATGCACACATTTAGCTTTTTCATGTACTATTTGTGTACATGCagtgttaatgttatttttacttCTTGCCCCTGTCATAGGGGTTTTACTGACAGAATCATGAGAAAATGTACAAGGGCCCTACTTTTGTAACAGCAACCATGTGTTTTTTAGACAGTTTGTagttgctttgtgttttgttgttgtgtgtcttttttttttttagcattttgtcCCCATTTGTGTGACGTTTTACATCTCTTTaactaataattatttaatttcatctgtttttgtatttcattgtagctttttcacattttcctgtattttgttgctgtcagtgGACTTTCCACCTTCACAGTTCTCCTCTAGGGCCCCCAACCCCTTAGGCCCCTGGGCCTGTGCCCAGTAGGCCCCTTCACTACATGAGTCCATATGAATCCAGTCTTGTCCCTGCTTTGTGACCTGGGTATAAGAAGGCCAATACTGTAGCCAGGTCAGGTGAATAGTTCTGGGTATGGAGAAAGGTAAGTGGCTGTGGGTGCAGGACTTGTAGTCTCCCTGTACTTTAAACAGAAGCACATGGTGTGTTGCTTGCTAAGATTATATGGTGGTTCAGATAGCATGCTAACTAGCttagcatgctaatcatttttGTGGTCTAGTAAGGGGGACATTTTGCTAAGTACACAGTTACCATGCTAATTAGCATTGGTGGGCTGCATGGGTGAAAAAGAGTGGAAGCTCTGTAGCTTGCTAAGATAATAAAGAGGGTCTGCACTTGGCTGTTGCCTGGTAAAGTGAGCACCACTGTGCCAATAGTAATAAGACACTACATAGCTTGACATGCAGTTAGCTGATGTTAAGTTGGCAGGTAAATATGGGGTGATTTTAGGTTATTGaaacactgttaaaaaacatttggtattttgggaaatatgcttatcTGGGCAGAACAGTGGGTTGGTGGttagcctcacagcaagaaggttcctggtttgaaacccatcaggggcctttctgtgtggagtctgcatgttctccctgtgcttgtgtgggttttctccaggtactctggtttcctcccacagtccaaaaacatgtatgtcaggttgattggtgactctaaattgcccataggagtgagtgtgagtgtgtgaggttgttggtctctatgtggccctgtgatggactggggacctgtccagggtggacccctgcctttcacccaaagagagctggggtaggctccagcagatccccgtgaagCTAAACAGGACTAAGCAGGTAGCACTCCAAGACTTGGCctgaaatacaacaaatataCTGCAATATAACAGCCCATACCTACCAAAAACCCATCCCAGTGCCAGGGtttcaaacacagagagaaagaggatgcAGGTGCCGTTACAAGCATAGTAGTCAAACAGCTGGAACACGTACATGCCTCCCTAAAGACAACAGCAGAGACATTCATTTTACATGgtcttattttatatttgtatatcacCTTTTGACAAATGGAACTCTATGAGCCAGTTGTTTCTATTATTATAATCATCATTATAACCTAAAAGCATCTTTTTTGTAGTGATTGAAAAAAGCTTGACATAAATATTGTGCTTCACTAGAAATATGCTGCCATATTGGACCAATACATGCAAATAGGAGACTAAATACAGACCTCAGTGATCATTACAAGCTGAGAGACGAAACATATGAGGCAGAACAAGAGGAGGAAGCATTCCCGTCTGCCTGCCCTGCGCATTACTGAGGGAAACATGTCTGTGACGGATGTCATCACCACCTCCAATACAACAAACTACAGAGAATAGAAGAGAATAAGTAGATTTCCAAATGGTCATGTGTTTTCTTAAAGAGTCCATGTGCATCTTACTTGTGTGTCCAAACCCAAGAGAATCAGCatgacaaagaaacagatggACCATATTTGAGGCAGAGGCATCATGGCAACAGCCTGAGGGTAAGCAATAAATGCCAGGCCTGGACCTGGAAAACAAAGTCACAACTGGAACGTGCTTTTTCTGAAGAAAATGCAGTGTGATTgctggaagctgctgctggCACTGCTGCTGCGAGGATTAATCAGCTGGATAATGTGCAAGTGAAAGTATATTTCTAAGTGTGGGATGAAGAGATTGTGAAAAATTCAAAGTTGTAAAGGATGATTATTGCCCACACATTGCGCATCTGTGTGCCAAGTAACATTCTTTAGTATGCACATTGTACAGTATGAAATTAATGGTTACACATACTCTCATAGACCACCCCTGAAGcaaaatattcattaaaataCTGATTAACTATACCTGATACGACCAAGCTGAATAAATGTTAACATGTCCTGCAAATGGTCACCAAGCTACCAGGACTCGGGCCAGATGACTGGATTTAGGAAGGGCCTATAACCTAAGCTCATAAGCCACAGGTCTGAACCCTGTACTGTTCTCAAAAGGTTTTCAGATGTGGTTTGCTGCCTATAGAGAAACAGGGTGGTGGTCCCTATATCAGCCCTTGGCTCAGACTAAAGAGGGAACAATGGCTAAGTTGAACCACCTCCTGGTGTGGGCTATGTAGTTGGGGAAAAGGGGTGAGTCCCCAGGACTACTTCCCCCAGCATGCACTACAGGGGAACTTGCAAGCAGGTTAACCAGCTTTTGAACACCTTTGTTCATTTCAGCACCTGATTCATGGCTAGTTATGATTTATTCCTAGTTTTAATATCACTTATTCAACCACAGACCATATGGTTGAATAAGTGATATTGTGCTTGTTATGCTTGTAGTTGTCCTGTGGATGGCAGCAAAGAGTTTACCGATTTAAACCAGAAGCATTAGAAGTACTCAGACTAGAGTTTAGATTCTCTACTGGCGGGTCGGGACGATATTTTCTGCCACTGTCCTCGGGCCTGGACGTGATCAAGCATTTGTGGattttttatcattaaaacaGTCAATGCAGTTTACATGCTTCGTCCTTGTTGCATTATTCATTAAGATAAATCTAAACTAATTCCTGTAGTTCAAACAACTCAGAATTGTAGCTGAGAACGTctgttataaaaaactgtgggtTTAAATCGGGCTCGGGCTCATAATTACAGTTAATGCATTTGACCGGGCCGGGCTCTTTGGCTGGGGAATACATTGCTGCCTCATGAGAACGAGTTCAAGGGCCTTGGTGTCTTGTTCTTGACTGAGGGAAAAATTGACCAATGACCCCAAGCAATACAAATGGCTAAAATGAGTTTCCTCCATGGGGGGGCTGAGCCCAGACCAGACCTACTGATCTACAGACAAGTGCAACCGAATCAAACCTGCAGTGTTAAAtagatggatgcatggatgtgtgttttttatgtaaGACTTCACAGTACTGTAACAAGGTGCCATGAAATCATGATTCTCTGTGACTGTGAGCCCAGGAAGACAAGGCTGCATCATTCTGAACATCTCTGCTACCTTGTATTACCTGACTCGGCCACTTCATCAATATGGACGCCTTGTTCCTGAGCCATGAATCCCAGCACAGAAAAGACTGCGAACCCAGCTACCACACTGGTAACACTGTTCAGCAAACACAGCCACAGACTGTCTCTGCAACATGTAGAAATACAGCAACAGGTGAGTTCATGTTTTAATGATTAATTGACTAATGACACACTGACTAATACCTACTTATAGCAGTTGTTGTTGTAATTGTTGTAGCTGCCTAGAACAGTTAAGGAGCCCACTCCCACACTGAATGAGAAGAAGATCTGAGCCCCAGCCTCCATCCACACCTGTTCCAACAACTCAACAGTGAGTACATTAGTCTACTGACAGTGTTACAGTATGTTACTAAGCTCCCACCTGAGGGTCAGTCAGTCGAGAGGGTTCAGGCAGAAGATAAAACACTACGCCTTGTAACGCACCAGGAAGAGAGAGTCCACGGATCAAAAGAATTAACATCATCACATAAGGAAAGGTAGCCGTGAAATACACCACCTGGAACAAAATGACAGATATGACatttgtaaatatacagtaagcACATTTACCACTGTTTAAGGCACATAAATACCTTTCCTGTAGATTTGACTCCTTTCCAGATGCAAAAGTAGCAGATGATCCACATAACaattaaacacagcagcacGTCCCACCTGATGCTGCCTATTTCCTCGATCCCTGCTGAAATAGCCAGCACTCGTCGCCTGGGAAAtaaagatgatgatgttttATTGAACTGTTTTATCTTGCATGATATCTCAGCTATAGTTCGTATTTAGTGGCGTAGTCTGGTAAACATAGACACACTCCCAGAATTCTGTCGCCGCAGATGTTGAGTTTGTTTGGTTGATCCACTCAGACGTGTTACTTCTTGCTGAAAAGTCTACACAGTTGTCTGAAAGAATAGTGAGAAACATATTCACACAACAgttctttgttgtgttttgcttgTTGACAGTGAGATCAGGCAAAATTGTCAAGTGCAGAGTCTATGAGAGCGTGTGTTcttatatttttatgtcattttattcaaataaataattccAAATCCTTATTTTAGCCAAATATCTTGGAAAGGTAAGATTAAGATTTTTTCatgaaatattattaataaatggGGTTTAGTTCTTTAGATTTGCTGCAGCGTAGTAGAAAAAGTAAAGATATAAATCAGAAATTAAAGGTGGCTGGACTCTTCTTAGCTtctttcagtctgtttattGTGCATGCTGGCTCCTTCTTATACATATGAAGTCATAAGATAAACACCCTGTGTTCATTGTAGTTATACATTATTTGGCTCAACTCATTTGATCGTTGAAATTCATTGAAGGCTTGATGTGTGGTATCATCAGTAgatcaaatatttgtttgtcttGAGTTACACAAGTCAATATTACTGTAAGTGATGGTATCCAGGTGTTTACCGGTGTTCCAGTAGTTGCTGCAGCTGGCCCATGGCAGCTGGGAGCTGAAGGAAAACGCCAGGTAGAACAAAGACCAGGACAAAATAATGATGTAGGTCATACAGCTGTAGAAGAGGATCAGCTGCCCCCCATGGCCAATTCCTGCAGGAACAGATTTGGTGTGTGCTGTTACAGACACAAGCCTAATTTCCTCCACTTATCCATTACCCAAACCGTGTATTGTCACTTATTACCAACTCATTTCTGATAAAAGTTCATGCCTAactaaaaaagacatttctgaaaagaTGGTCTAATGTGTCGGAGGAGCTGCCATGAGAGCTTTTTGGACAGTCTTCAAGATGGTGGACTGGAATAACATCTGGGTCAAGCAACAATCAAAGGGCAAGGAACAATCGAATAAGGTAATTGGGATGCACCCAAATTTGTAGACTTAAGACATTTTATCAGATTTCACACAACTTCAAAAAGAGTTTACAAGCCCCATAAAGGGACACTGATGTGATGTTGGATTCtcaagtaaaataaacattcagtaacacaagtgaaacattttcaggtttctcTTGTTTAAATATTAGTTTTTTGGCTTGAAATAAAGGTCACATAAGCCATGTAGTCAATGTTTGCCTTGTACTGACGACTCTTAGTGTTCTGACATCAAGAGGGAATACTGTGTCTTCATTTGTGACTTTGTTTAGTTTCAGAGTGGGTAATATGTCACTGACTCAAACAGTACCACTCACTGGCACCATTGCACTGAACTGTCACACATGAACAAAGAAACCTTCTCATGGTGTGAACTACGCCAATAATTAAACCACCTGCTCTTCCTGGATGAGCCGTCATTTCAAATCATTGCTCCTGaatctgtttttcagctttttgtgtATTATTCTGTAAAAGATGTTATAAATAAACTATTATTTATAACATCTGGCgacatattatttatttattaataaattcCTGCACAGTATACCTTCTGCTAGTGGACATAGCTTCCTCCAGCAGGTGATGCCGCCCTCCTGGGTGTACTGGCCTATGGTGGTTTCCAGCAGGAACAGCGGTACGCCACAGGTCGCCACGAATACCAGGTACGGCACCAGAAATGCACCTGAATTTACAAAATACATAACAGTGCATACCTGTACTACAGTTGTTGGGTAGCACATAGAGAGCATCCTATGTACTTACCACCTCCATTTTTGTAGCAGAGGTAAGGAAACCTCCACACGTTGCCCAGGCCGACAACATTTCCTGCCACAGCCAAGAGAAACTCTACTTTACTGCCCCAGTGGCCTCTGTCCTCCACCTCTGCTTGCTTGTTGTTTGTTGCACGTTTTTTATTCAGCATACTCAGTAGCTCAGTGTGAACCCAGTCCTCCTCTTAATCTATACACTTAGTCTTGAAGGTGTTCTCAACCTTTATATTCGCTACTAATTCTGTGTCATGTAATAAGCAACTGGCCGACCTGTTAATGAGTTTTCAGAGGAAATGTAAATTATCTCTAGACGGAGCATGAATTTCAGTCTACTCATTTGTCTAGTTTAATGAAATCGCCCTCGTGTTTCCCACCAAATGCATTTGAAGGCCGGtgagacaaacatttttttatgctGCTGTACTATGTCATAACAGGCCaaaagaaaatatcaaactAAAAGTTATTGACACGGTTATTAAAATGCTTCATTCCTATATTCAGTGCACTTTCTGtaagaataacaaaaacaaagatttaatgagtatcagaaaaaaagaacacatttgtttgacttaagtgtatttgtttgtcCAAAAAAGGACAAGCTTTATAATTTCTTTAATAATTTCCTAGTCTGGAACTCAGCAATCCAGTAATCGACACATAGTTTGACCAGCAAAACATTCGTAATCACGAATCATGGACCTATAAAGACCACAGCAGGACCAGTAATAAGAGATAGACAGCTGTGAGTGTAATCCCTTCACTTCCATTGCTTTCTGGGCTCTTGTCCCTGAGATGCCTCTGCTGACCAGATGAGAGATGGCAGCGCTTCATGTTTCCAGCCACATCCCACACCAGCAGCTCTGcctgagcagagcagcagctggatgTGTACCTCACCCAGAGTGGCTGAGTTGAGCCCAGGGCCCATTCAGAGACATTCAAAGGTGGATCCCCTTTCTGTAATCTGGCCTTGTGGTGGTGCTGGTGTTGCTTGTTGGAGCCGGGCCGGGCCTCTCCCAAGCTGTCGTGTGTGGGGTGGAAGCTGTGGGGTAAAGTTAAAATTCCTTCGCCCTTCTGTAGCTGGATGGCAGCGAGGCCAGAGCGCCCCCTGTCTGAAACAACCAGATATACACTCCAGCTTGACTCATTGCAAGTGGGAGGACACGCAGactgctgcactgctgctgagCAAGATGGTGGAGAT contains these protein-coding regions:
- the LOC113125623 gene encoding sodium- and chloride-dependent GABA transporter 2-like; translation: MLNKKRATNNKQAEVEDRGHWGSKVEFLLAVAGNVVGLGNVWRFPYLCYKNGGGAFLVPYLVFVATCGVPLFLLETTIGQYTQEGGITCWRKLCPLAEGIGHGGQLILFYSCMTYIIILSWSLFYLAFSFSSQLPWASCSNYWNTDNCVDFSARSNTSEWINQTNSTSAATEFWERRVLAISAGIEEIGSIRWDVLLCLIVMWIICYFCIWKGVKSTGKVVYFTATFPYVMMLILLIRGLSLPGALQGVVFYLLPEPSRLTDPQVWMEAGAQIFFSFSVGVGSLTVLGSYNNYNNNCYKDSLWLCLLNSVTSVVAGFAVFSVLGFMAQEQGVHIDEVAESGPGLAFIAYPQAVAMMPLPQIWSICFFVMLILLGLDTQFVVLEVVMTSVTDMFPSVMRRAGRRECFLLLFCLICFVSQLVMITEGGMYVFQLFDYYACNGTCILFLSVFETLALGWVFGAERLYAIIKDMTGVHANPYFKICWLYLTPLVSLGSFTCSLVQYQPLTFNRWYVYPDWAYILGWVLALSSILLVPGCALYRLGTETGTLSQRFHHLCQSSPDCSLTQEREVELQHMREEALHQFIPN